A window from Phalacrocorax carbo chromosome 29, bPhaCar2.1, whole genome shotgun sequence encodes these proteins:
- the PRF1 gene encoding perforin-1 gives MAAPRRPPSWLWLLSLVSLQRWSPGAPQCQRARGPPCAAPPAPGTQSLGWGLDVTTLAPAGGRVLSVGGVAGGRCVLCPDPLAGGGLRRLPAGVGGWRAGRRCRQGTRVAAGGGALGAVVAGTEQVAQGWRLGLGAAVRRRGALALAGSHSRVADFGLQRQREDRYAFASLQMHCVHYWSWVSPDARPSPHFLRAVRALPPRFTPATAADYEELLAAYGTHYIWAAEAGGRLRAVTAIRSCRAAMAGASAQEVADCLGAEVSAGGGGARATATASACRRARAGNGANVTFNEAYSERLVEVEGGEQDGDLLYGKAEAYTRWLRSLPAVPGLVAAKVRPLHTLLPRREPRRAALRAAVGHYVAWRALRVNCSRACAGGHLAGPCRCGCPAGEAVTAECCSRHRGTARLAVAVAGGQGWRGDILSMTDAYVRVIFGGRQAQTATVWNNNHPHWGARLDLGTVEVLPGARLRLEVWDEDNKWDDDLLGVCEEPVAAGETREVVCFPGGGRLQFSYRATCGPSLGGPLCHDYVPQPPEGNGALYRFSQWPPGPGDGPADWPNQDDEEEEEEEEEGWPGDPDSGAFWEAAETPGVNGSSAEPPEMEAGLGEDPGDPLGDPTDAFGHLPGPLLGSGEGLSGADPPPAPEEGSPDP, from the exons ATGgccgccccccggcgccccccctCCTGGCTGTGGCTCCTGAGCCTCGTGTCCCTCCAGCGCTGGTCCCCGGGGGCCCCGCAGTGCCAGCGGGCGCGGGGGCCCCCCTgcgccgcccccccggcccccggcacccagTCCCTGGGCTGGGGTCTGGACGTCACCACCCTGGCGCCGGCCGGCGGGCGGGTGCTGAGCGTGGGGGGGGTCgcggggggccgctgcgtgctCTGCCCGGACCCGCTggccggcggggggctgcggcggctGCCGGCGGGGGTCGGCGGGTGGCGGGCGGGGCGCCGCTGCCGCCAGGGGACGCGggtggcggcgggcggcggcgccctGGGGGCGGTGGTCGCCGGGACGGAGCAGGTGGCGCAGGGCTGgcgcctggggctgggggcggcggtgcggcggcggggggcgctggCCCTGGCCGGCTCGCACTCGCGGGTGGCCGACTTCGGGCTGCAGCGGCAGCGGGAGGACCGCTACGCCTTCGCCAGCCTGCAGATGCACTGCGTCCACTACTG gTCCTGGGTCTCCCCTGACGCCCGCCCGTCCCCCCACTTCCTCCGCGCCGTGCGGGCGCTGCCCCCCCGCTTCACCCCCGCCACGGCGGCCGACTACGAGGAGCTTCTGGCCGCCTACGGCACCCACTACATCTGGGCGGCCGAAGCCGGGGGGCGCCTGCGGGCCGTCACCGCCATCCGCTCCTGCCGCGCCGCCATGGCCGGCGCCAGCGCCCAAGAAGTGGCCGACTGCCTGGGGGCGGAGGTgtcggccggcggcggcggcgccagGGCCACCGCCACCGCCAGCGCGTgccgccgggcccgggcggGCAACGGAGCCAACGTCACCTTCAACGAGGCCTACAGCGAGCGGCTGGTGGAGGTGGAAGGCGGCGAGCAAGATGGCGACCTCCTCTACGGCAAGGCCGAGGCCTACACAAGATGGCTGCGGAGCCTCCCCGCCGTCCCGGGGCTGGTGGCGGCCAAGGTCCGGCCCCTCCACACCCTCCTGCCgcggcgggagccccggcggGCGGCGCTACGGGCCGCCGTCGGCCATTACGTCGCCTGGCGGGCCTTGCGGGTCAACTGCAGCCGGGCCTGCGCCGGCGGCCATCTTGCGGGGCCCTGCCGGTGCGGCTGCCCCGCCGGCGAGGCCGTCACGGCCGAGTGCTGCTCGCGGCACCGGGGCACGGCGCGGCTGGCCGTCGCGGTggcgggcgggcagggctgGCGGGGGGACATCCTTTCCATGACCGACGCCTACGTGCGGGTGATTTTTGGGGGGCGGCAGGCGCAGACGGCCACGGTGTGGAACAACAACCACCCGCACTGGGGGGCCCGGCTGGATTTGGGGACGGTGGAGGTGCTCCCCGGCGCCCGGCTGAGGCTGGAGGTGTGGGACGAGGACAACAAGTGGGACGACGACTTGTTGGGGGTCTGCGAGGAGCCGGTGGCGGCCGGCGAGACGCGGGAGGTGGTCTGCTTCCCCGGGGGCGGGCGCCTCCAGTTCAGCTACCGGGCGACCTGCGGCCCCTCGCTGGGGGGGCCCCTCTGCCACGACTACGTCCCGCAGCCCCCCGAGGGCAATGGGGCGCTCTACCGCTTCTCCCAGTGGCCCCCCGGGCCGGGGGACGGACCCGCGGACTGGCCCAACCAAGacgacgaggaggaggaggaggaggaggaggaaggctggcCTGGGGACCCCGACTCCGGAGCCTTCTGGGAGGCCGCGGAGACCCCCGGGGTCAACGGCTCCTCCGCTGAACCCCCAGAGATGGAGGCGGGTTTGGGGGAGGACCCTGGAGACCCCCTGGGCGACCCCACGGACGCCTTCGGCCACCTCCCAGGGCCCCTGCTTGGCTCTGGGGAGGGGCTGTCGGGGGCGgacccaccccccgcccctgaGGAGGGGTCTCCAGACCCATAG